The DNA window GGGGCGCTGATCACCGGCGGCGTCGCGGGCCTGCTGTTCGTCTGGGCCTTCAACAAGTGCCAGATCGACTGGAAGATCGACGACGTGCTGGGCGTCTGGCCGCTGCACGGCCTGTGCGGACTGACCGGCGGCCTGCTGGCCGGTGTGTTCGGGCAGGAGGCGCTGGGCGGCCTGGGCGGGGTGTCGATCCTCAGCCAGATCGTCGGTACGCTGGGCGGCGCCGGCTTCGGATTCGCCGCCGGTCTGGCGGTCTACGGCCTGCTGCGCGTCACCGTCGGCATCCGCCTCGACCCCGAACAGGAATACAAAGGCGCCGACCTGTCGTTGCACCACATCACCGCCTACCCGGAAGAGGATGCGCCGGGTATGTAATGCGCCGCACACAACTCCGCCGCCCCTTGGCCGACTCTTGCTTTGCCGGGGCGGCGGCTTTAGTGTCCGGCGCGAACTCCTCCCCCTCACGACGCCGGATTTTGACCGCCCCATGAAGGCCGCCATCGTCGTTTTCCCCGGCTCCAACCGCGAACGCGACGCCGTCGCCGCGCTGGAGGCCGTCAGCGGGACCAAGCCGCATCTGGTCTGGCACCGCGACACCGAACTGCCCAAGGTCGACCTGATCGTCGTGCCCGGCGGCTTCTCCTATGGCGATTACCTGCGCTCCGGCGCCATGGCGGCGCATTCGCCGATCATGCGCGAGGTGAAGGCGCGGGCCGATCAGGGCGTGCGGGTGCTCGGCATCTGCAACGGCTTTCAGATCATCACCGAGGCCGGTCTGCTGCCCGGCGCGCTGATGCGCAACGGCGGACTGAAGTTCATTTGCCGCGTCCAGCATCTGCGGGTGGAGAACACCGACAGCCCCTTCACGGCGAAATACGCCAAGGGTCAGGTCGTCCGTTACCCGATCGCCCATGGCGACGGCAACTATTGGACCGACGCCGAAACGGTGAAGCGTCTGGACGGCGAGGGCCAGGTCGCCTTCCGCTACATCGCCGACGAGACCCGCGCCGATCCGCGCGGCAATCCCAACGGTTCGGTCACCGACATCGCCGGCATCTTCAACGCCAAGCGCACCGTGCTGGGCCTGATGCCGCACCCCGAGGACGCGGTGGAGGCCCTGCACGGCAACACCGACGGCAAGCCCATGTTCGAAGGTCTGGTGGAGGCCCTGTCGTGAGCGCTGAAGCTACCAAGGCGCAGGAGCGTCCGGTCACCGTCGAGCTCGCCAAGGAGTTCGGCCTGTCCGCCGAGGAATACCGGAACGCCCTGGACATCCTGGGCCGCACCCCGACCTTCACCGAGCTGGGCATCATTTCGGTCATGTGGTCGGAGCATTGCTCCTATAAGTCGTCCAAGGTCTGGCTGAAGACGCTGCCGACCACCGGCCCGCAGGTGATCTGCGGCCCCGGCGAGAATGCCGGCGTGGTCGACATCGGCGACGGCGACGCCGTCATCTTCAAGATGGAAAGCCACAACCACCCGTCCTACATCGAGCCCTTCCAGGGCGCGGCGACGGGCGTCGGCGGCATCCTGCGCGACGTGTTCACCATGGGCGCCCGACCCATCGCCAACATGAACGCCCTGCGCTTCGGCTCGCCCGACCATTCCAAGACCCGCCATCTGGTGTCGGGCGTGGTCGCCGGCATCGCCCATTACGGCAACTGCGTCGGCGTGCCGACCGTGGGCGGCGAGACCAACTTCCACCCGGCCTTCAACGGCAACATCCTGGTCAATGCGATGACCGTGGGCGTGGCCAAGACCGACAAGATCTTCTATTCGGCCGCCGCCGGCATCGGCAACCCGGTCGTCTATGTCGGGTCCAAGACCGGCCGCGACGGCATCCACGGCGCCACCATGGCGTCGGCCGAGTTCACCGAGGATTCGGAGGAGAAGCGCCCGACCGTGCAGGTCGGCGATCCCTTCACCGAGAAGCTGCTGATCGAAGCCTGCCTGGAACTGATGGAGACGGACGCCATCGTCGCCATCCAGGACATGGGTGCCGCCGGCCTGACCTCCTCCTCGGTCGAGATGGCCGGCAAGGGCGGCCTGGGCATCGAGCTGACGCTCGACACCCTGCCGATGCGCGAACAGGCGATGACGCCCTATGAGATCATGCTCTCCGAAAGCCAGGAGCGCATGCTGATCATCCTGAAGCCCGGCCGCGAGGAGGTGGCGAAGGCCATCTTCGACAAGTGGGAGCTGGACTTCGCCGTCATCGGCCACCTGACCGACACCGGCAATCTCGTCATCAAGATGTATGGCGAGACCTGGTGCGACATGCCGATCGCCCCGGTCTCCAACGCCGCGCCGGAATACAACCGCCCGTGGGAGCCGACTCCGAAGTCTTCGGACGTCGATGACGGCGTGCTGGCCGGCTATTCCGCCGATCTCGGCGACACCCTGACCAAGCTGTTCGGCTGCCCCGATCTGGCCTCCAAGCGCTGGATTTGGGAGCAGTATGACAGCCTCGTCGGCGGCGACACCCGCTTCATGTCGGGTCAGGCCGACGCCGCGGTCGTCCGCGTGCCGGGCCAGACCAAGGCGGTCGCCATCACCA is part of the Azospirillum lipoferum 4B genome and encodes:
- the purQ gene encoding phosphoribosylformylglycinamidine synthase subunit PurQ, producing the protein MKAAIVVFPGSNRERDAVAALEAVSGTKPHLVWHRDTELPKVDLIVVPGGFSYGDYLRSGAMAAHSPIMREVKARADQGVRVLGICNGFQIITEAGLLPGALMRNGGLKFICRVQHLRVENTDSPFTAKYAKGQVVRYPIAHGDGNYWTDAETVKRLDGEGQVAFRYIADETRADPRGNPNGSVTDIAGIFNAKRTVLGLMPHPEDAVEALHGNTDGKPMFEGLVEALS
- the purL gene encoding phosphoribosylformylglycinamidine synthase subunit PurL yields the protein MSAEATKAQERPVTVELAKEFGLSAEEYRNALDILGRTPTFTELGIISVMWSEHCSYKSSKVWLKTLPTTGPQVICGPGENAGVVDIGDGDAVIFKMESHNHPSYIEPFQGAATGVGGILRDVFTMGARPIANMNALRFGSPDHSKTRHLVSGVVAGIAHYGNCVGVPTVGGETNFHPAFNGNILVNAMTVGVAKTDKIFYSAAAGIGNPVVYVGSKTGRDGIHGATMASAEFTEDSEEKRPTVQVGDPFTEKLLIEACLELMETDAIVAIQDMGAAGLTSSSVEMAGKGGLGIELTLDTLPMREQAMTPYEIMLSESQERMLIILKPGREEVAKAIFDKWELDFAVIGHLTDTGNLVIKMYGETWCDMPIAPVSNAAPEYNRPWEPTPKSSDVDDGVLAGYSADLGDTLTKLFGCPDLASKRWIWEQYDSLVGGDTRFMSGQADAAVVRVPGQTKAVAITTDCTPRYCLADPVEGGKQAVAEAWRNLSAVGALPLAITDNMNFGNPEKPRIMGQFVGAVQGIGEACKALDFPVVSGNVSLYNETNGEAILPTPAIGGVGIMPDAMIAVGIAFKNEGDVILAVGETKGHIGQSIFLREILGREEGAPPPVDLAVERRNGDFVRGLIREGLVVSSHDVADGGLIVTIAEMALSGGVGAYLTAFDGASPRVLFGEDQGRYVLAVRPDVAATVQEKAKAAGVPVTVLGETRGTALSGRGGDIVSLKRLREANESWLPDYMAAEL